Proteins from a genomic interval of Neovison vison isolate M4711 chromosome 4, ASM_NN_V1, whole genome shotgun sequence:
- the LOC122905516 gene encoding 60S ribosomal protein L32-like — protein sequence MAVLRPLVKPKIVKKRTKKFIWPQSNRFVKIKRNWRKPRGIDNRVRRGFKGQILMPNIGYGSNKKTKHMLPSGFRKFLVRNVKELEVPLMCNKSYYADIAHNVSSKNRKAIVERAAQLAIRVTNPNARLCSEENE from the coding sequence ATggctgtcctcagacctttggtGAAGCCCAAGATCGTTAAAAAGAGGACCAAGAAGTTCATCTGGCCCCAGTCAAACCGATTTGTCAAAATTAAGCGCAACTGGCGGAAGCCGAGAGGCATTGACAATAGGGTGCGCAGAGGATTCAAGGGCCAGATCTTGATGCCCAACATTGGTTACGGGAGCAACAAGAAGACAAAGCACATGTTGCCCAGTGGCTTTAGGAAGTTCCTAGTGCGCAACGTCAAGGAGCTTGAAGTGCCGCTGATGTGCAACAAATCTTACTATGCAGATATTGCTCACAACGTCTCCTCCAAGAACCGCAAAGCTATTGTGGAAAGAGCAGCCCAGCTGGCAATCAGAGTCACCAATCCCAACGCCAGGCTGTgcagtgaagaaaatgaatag